TCATAGCCACCGCCATAACCACCAGATTCgtgaccaccaccatatcCGCTATCGTGACCACCACTTCCGTAACCCATATCATGGCCTCCACCATAAGAACCATAGCCATGATCATCACCGTAATAGGTGCTGATAGCACCATATTTAGCATCAATGCCATGGCCATCAAGACCACCACCGTATCCGCTATCGTAACCACCACCGTATCCGCTATCGTGACCACCACCGTATCCGCTATCGTGACCACCACCGTATCCGCTATcgtaaccaccaccatatcCGCTATCGTGACCACCACCGTATCCGCTATCGTAACCACCACCGTATCCGCTATCGTGACCACCACCGTAACCGCCTTCATAATGGCCACCATATCCACCATGGCTCATCAATTTACCAGTAACATAACCGTCTCCATGACCACCGTAACCGCCACCATAAGCTTCGTGACCACCGCCATAACCTCCACCATAGCTATCGTATTTCTTGACATAAACTGGTACTTTGACTGGATATGGAACAGGAATTTTGACTGGATATGGAACCTTGATTGGTACTTTGATTGGAACCTGttgaatcgatgattatgaatggtgaaaatttaaaagaaattcaaactTGAATTACCTTGTAAGGAACTTTGACTGGAACTTCAACTTTTTTGTAAATTGGTTTCGATTTGACTGGAATATAGACTGGATATTTCACTGGATATTTTTTCACAACATGGACTGGATGTGGAACTTGTTTATAGATGTggatcttttctttttttccatcaaataTTCCTTGTGCGCTGTTTACCAAAACAACGACCAGGATGCCGATAAATAAAAAGGCTGATTGAGGTGACATTGTCGATTTGAGAACGACGGTAAAgaagtttaaaaaaaatcacaaacacaaaatgcTATCAATATCAAAGtcgattttttcttggtccgcagaacaaacaaaaaaaatacacaaatATAATCCTTGAACTTGGAAACTTTTTGATCTGATGCTGAAATTTCTGATGATTCGATGCTTTTTATCCcttcattcgtttgtttgatgatcattgaatttctcttgattttgaatcaaatcgacAACTAAtaatgacaagaaaaaaacgaaacggaaaaacataaaacaaaaaaaaacgagaaaagaGAAATTAAAGCGTAAAATGACTCTCTCTTTGTTGGAACACAGAGGAGATGGCGATTTTTTaaaacactttttttcactctcgttgttgttgttttttctccatGACGATATCATCAATCTAAGATGATCGtagatgataaaaaatatagccaataaaataatgatgtattgaaaaaacaaaaatcattttctcccccttcatttattcattttaactgaaatgaaaaaataaaaattgtgaaaaaactGGATCACGATAAGAGAAAACTCTGAAAAAAGCCTAGAGGATATTGATAATAGTAATTTACTAACATGGTCTATGGCCATCATATTTTATCCATGAAtccaaaatttcaattgaccTTTGGCCATTCGGCTAACCATACCAACTTGTGTTCGTGTCTGTATCGACTGATTGATGCTATGCTTTTTCGCCATTGattgttcgtgtgtgtgtaagtttATCGttaccattttcattgagGAAATTTATATAACACCTTAGACATGTGTGCTGCACATACACATTGCCATATTACAAGCATATATAGAGGAAATAAGGAAAAACAACATTAGATTTGGCCTAATCtacaattttattattgatttaattcaccattatcaatttAAACTTGATTCACAACGTgcacacacgcatacacacagagGTCAAACAAGTAATGATAGATtgtatcgattattattagatgCCAATGTATTTTGAAATAGATTCTTTGCTAGATactaaaaatttgatcatttttttagttgacaatttttactaatttgacaaaaaaaaattttaaccataataataatacatcccattattcaataattggATCCAGCAActtgttgattcattttaCTATGTGGATTTTTTGCCCAAAAAATTTTAGTGctagattttttcttgtctgtCAGAAAAAATGATCGTGACATTATTCCGATCCAGAAATTATCAGGAtctgattattttattgattagcctccattgttgttgttttcatttgaatatattttttgtgtgcgtgtgtgtgtgtgatcatcgatgattgatgaaaatgctCTCTATTCCagtatcattatcattatcatcatcatccggcCGTCGGtgctgatgacgatgattattgccatcattattattgattcggaaaaaacaatttttcaatctcatcattcataggatgatgataatgatgttgatgattgaccgaggttttgaaaataatcaatttctgtttttgtagATTACACTATTGATCATACAAAGACATCAATggtaaatgtgaaaaaacgGAAATGGTCAATTAATttatggttttttcttttttttctcgaattttgaactagaaaaaatcaatttaaaattctgtatgatgacaatcatcaattcggaactatcttgatgatgatgttaaagtgtgtgtgtgtgtgtgtgtaacagagtgaagaatttttttcacttttattttttattcataatttaCATTATGTAACTTATGTAATGAGCTGCTTGATATATTTCCGGGATAATTAGCCAATCTTTGTATTTGATTGTGAatgtttgctgttgtttttgaaactTCCCAATCAGATTCCatggaatgatttttttgttttgtttctcaatttgttttgagttgaattttttcacttttattCACTCGTttaacaaacacaacaacgacaacggtGTTAATCGATTTAGCCCTAATGGCGCTATGAATGGGTCAACAACATATGACTCAATCTTGGCTGGACAAATTAAATCTTGTTCATGTCGTAGACGATGGAAAAAGCCAAATCTGATTTAATCTGATCTGaagtttttcttgttttgtttttgtttatgttgttttttcgtaattgaattgaatcaaattgaatataatggTTGTGATGGTTTACAATAAGATTTGaatgacaattttgtttttctcacgCCAATGATTAAATgtaacaaacacacacttgttgattgattgtaaatGTGCGTGTGTCATAACATTAAATTTGGTttcaaatgatcatgatttgatattgatgattcatatttatttattttttttgccaaaaaaatgCGTTGTTACCACTATGAAATTACACTGTAAACATTGAACCTATCATTAAGTTTTGGTCATTTTATCTAATCTAATCATATCTTTGTCTTAATCGATTAAACGtgatcttgatttttttcactaagAATTTCAAGAAGAATTCAAtcacaaaaattaattgaaaacatttaacatgatgacaatttgatATTTGGTATTTCCgtattttattgatgatttttcaatctgGATTAagattgaaatggaaatgaaaattttgttttcatttttaatagAATTTGCGAATTGgattgattaatcattgCCAGGAAAGaattaatttgatcaattgattaatagatgggtgatgatgaattttgttaattaaatgattcattaattaaattataatcaaaactGGATTGATGCacgattttcaaatttatttctaCCGGCCAACCATATTTCATTTAGCGCCTCATTGCTTTCTtatcaaaaaatattaacCATCATTTAAGCACGTGTGTTGTATGCATTAATATTTCATCTCATTTCATGTTACATGTGTAGACATTATCACCGcaaacatgaaaatgaaattcattttcatgttttcagtttcgttttgaaaatcaattgaactATCCATCAATATATCTGTATGTctgtcattgatgatgagccATACTTGAATACAGGTCATTTGCAGATTACAAATTTGATTAGATTTGCTGATCTGATGTTTTTTCACCCAAAAATATCGAAGCTGAAAAAAACTGTCACATAAGCtggcaacatttttttctctctctcaaaattcatttgccTGTGGGAGAAATTTtcctggaaaaaaatttctgttttttttcaaacaatttctGTGATGACCTTGTCCCTTGAAGGTAATCAGTTAGATTTGTCCTTGTGTTTTGGATTGGAAAaccacacacaaaaaattcatcagatGATTGTGTCGCTTTAGATTCatcaagatttttatttttttttcttttaatggTAAATGATCAAGATTTGTAATAAGATTTCTTGTTCAGTTTAAAATCCGTATTTTATTGCTTGTTTGCATTCATACTGACTTTCTCTTTGATccggataatgatgattcgatgatcatttatcaaggagttttttccatcatcatcattatcaaaaaaagacTGATCATAATTTGTCTATTGATCCACAGATGACATAGATGttatccaaaacaaaaacaaaaaatccattcCCCATagagttgttgttgttgttatcactGTTTTGTTCAATCATTCTAGATCACTAGATTTTTAAAGAAATATCACAAAAGTGTTTCTTTCTGTTTTCTACAAAGAtatcttttttgtttatcagaTTTCAAAGTGATATTTTATCTTGACGATTTTccatatttattcatttatgtatttttattgaattaaatcaatatgtcacattgaatattttaaatgaacGAATGGGCGTAGCagtaatttttgttgtggtTTGTATCGTATTGGAAAGTTTTCATTAGGGCAAACGCACATTAAATAAAATGGTCTCAATTTTAGACACCATGACAGTTTTTGATtgcattttcaatttaatcataACAAAATGATATTTGAAATGTAGTTGAGCAGGCCGTAGGATTAtcccctctctctctctttctctctctaaaTTATCGTGATTTAATCTAATCGCAAGGATTGAATAgtgataatttaaaaaagaCACATCAATTCAGACACATCTGCAAATTACAAATTCATGAGAAAAgtgaaattttcataaaaaaattttcaaaatttgtttgCATCTCAAACACTAGATGGCAGTTGAGGCAgcgaaaaaattaaataaaattttttttacttttgatACACGAAACTcggaacaaacaaatgaatgaaagaaaaagggaaaagtgaaaagagaaaaaaatgactgaGATATATCATGgcattaatgataattagtGATAATTATTAGAACGATGTTATCATTATgttgtgatgattgtgaGAAAATCGTTTTTCGTCTTTTGGCTGTAAAAATGTATTAATCTTGATTGTTTATGACCGTTTGTGCATTTTACTGATAATCATTGgtgatttaatcaatttaccGGTTACATATGGTGTTTCAATCGATACTGGAcgatgaatcgaatcaatatgGCTTGATGCACCAAAtgcaaaatcattatcattatcaactcGATCTTGCATGAAACTATCTACAGCTtctttttcaccatcatcatcgataccaTCATTGGACATTCTGGATTCAGCCAtctgatgtgatgatgattgcggTGGTATTCGTATTGGTGACCAACCGACCATTCCacgatcaattgaaattgaattatcattatcgccTTCATCATGATAAGTTCGATAGTTTTTTAATGGTGCAACAAAACCACCTTGTGTTGGTGTATTTTCATTGCCATAATTTACTGATGATCCTTGTTGTAGATTATTCAGAATTCGTACTACATAATTTGATCCTTGTTGTtgcggttgttgttgttgttgttgttgttgattttctgaaataaaatttcgaGTAAATGGTGGTATTATAAAATTTGGCCgtaaattgttttgttgttcatattgTTGTGgctgttgatttgattgtccataattttgattctgattctgattattattcattggtTGACCATTATaattttgctgctgctgctgctgatgatgatgatgatgatgttgttgttgttgttgttgtgccaAATGTCCAATAGTTGGTCgtaaattattttgttgttcatattgttgttgctgttgattagATTGTCCATAAttctgattttgattttcattattattataatttgttGCTGGCACATCATTCATTGGTGATGAATAGCCATaaccttgttgttgttgattgtcataattgttgttgttattttcattattaattcgTATGCCAACACCACCAAAATTTATGTCGCTAATGCCACGATAATTTGGTCCATCAACATAAACTACTTCCTGACGAAATTTTTGTggcatttgttgttgttgatttccTCGATgatactgttgttgttggtttacttgattgtattgatgttgttgattttggttttgattattttcttgCTGgttgtattgttgttgttgattaccttggataatattgttgttcttgatttccatgttgaatgttttgctgttgttgttgttgttgttgtgagcCATATGGTTCACCATTTGCATTGACGGGcgtcaatttttgttgatattcaCCAGGTCCATGATAATGGGATTTTGTTTGTGGTTGTTTCATTGGAAtctgtgattgttgttgttgttgtggctgatattgctgctgctgttgttgttgcggtTGTTGTGgattatattgttgttgttgttgttgaggttGTTCTTGACTAATTTGAGCTTGAGAACCTAATGTTGTTACTGGTAATACTTGACCAAATGGTACTGCAATTGGaaacataattttttcacgTTGAATAACTTTTACTGGAAAAGGTATCTGTACCGGTACAGGAACTTTAACTGGATATGGTTGTCTAACTTTTACTGGAACTTCGACTGGAACTTTAACCAATTTAACCACTGGTTTATAAACAACTTTAACCGGTTGTTTACCCATTGATAACATTGGTTGTCTGGATCCATACTGTTCATGATCTAGTGGTGGTCGTGGCGATAAATCTAATGGGCTGGAATCTGGTGATGTCAATGATGGGATCATTGGTGATTCAACCTGATATGGCGATGGAACAGGTGCTTCTCCATTATAAGTTGGTTCCATTTCACATCCTGGGAAAGGACAATCATCGGTTTTACCATGATAGAATGAAGGTTTCGGATGgtatgatggtggtggatgTGATGcttgtgtatgatgatgcATTGATGCAAATATCGGCGCTATTGGATGATGTGGTGGtcgaatcattgaatgtgGAATATCCATCATTGGCGGTCCTGGCCTCATTGGAAATGGCATcgaatgtgatgatgatggtgatgatatttgatgatgtgacATTGGTGATGGAAAACCTGGTTGTGGTGAATGTCCAATCATTGAACCCatatgtaatgatgatggtctaatttgtgatgaaaatggatGTGATGATGCTTGTGACATTAATTGTGATTGTAATGATTgtacatttgatgatggcgTAAATGATGGTGGTCGAAACCTAGGTGCTCTTGGAATACGTAAACCAAATTGCGGCATTCTTGGTACGCCGGCATAACATTCAATTAATGTTGTCACCGtaatggtggtaatggtgagcaataatatttttttcattgttattgctgtttgtgttgataattttcaatcaatcaatatatttgaatcacatcaaacaaactaaagaaacaaaattttcacgACAACACCGAATCAAtgaagacgaaaaaaaaacagtaaaatATCCTCGTATTTTAGTCAAATTACATTGGTTTTTATACCTagattttttatgattttttcaacaaactAAATATTCACCTTACTGCAGTTGATGGTtagaatctttttcttttcatccaGATCTGGTATCTCTTTTCGATGATACACACACGAAAAACAcggtttgtgtgtgtttatgacCAAAGCACGAaaggcaacaacaacaacaacaataacaacaacaaaaatgaaaaatctctttctttctttcatcatcgtgGTGGATGAGAGTTCTATTTTGGAACCACCAAACAtctttttttacatttttattttcgactATTATCACTAGATGCTCTTTTTTgtcgtgattttttttacaaatccATCCTTTTCTGtggtgaaagaaaaaattcactgaAAAAAACCGGTAAAGTGTCGCACCAGACTtgtgtaaaaaaagaaataaagagtgatgatgaaatatatgaaaaaattgaaatatgtGACGAAAATATGCTTGATATTTCACGACAAATATGATATCGTCGTACATCacaatcgattaattgaaTGGGGATGtgaaatgttgaattttgaaatctAAACCAGATCATATCAACTATGGtgtttgagtttttttttcgcttttaCTTTTTTCTCAAGAAAATTGTAAACTACCTGTTTTTGATTTCTAgcgagaaaaacaaaaaaattgcatatcatcaagacacacacacacatagataTTTTCAGAGTGGACACACTTGACCAGGTAGATTAatgatttgttcattcaatctaatttttgatttgatttcattttgatttcttaTCTTTTTCAAGTAAAgtaactaatttttttttcgttactGTCTCGCTCGGTCACTATAATTCAGTTTGCTGAATTGGTTGttttccatgatgatgaaaatgaaaatgacaaaaaatttcccgttatcatcattacaatcagTCCATCTCCGGTATTAATGATCGACTacgatgatttttctttcttcaatACTGCACATCATGAAAATGTGGTCAACGTCTTTTTTAAACCATAGCCAAGACTATAAATTTATgtagcatttttttctgataacGTGATTTGAATCCGAATTTGTGAGGAtagttttgttatttttaaaatttatcgaaagttggtttttttgattttcaaaatagggttgaattgaataaattgatggCAGAATTGGTCGTGATTTCCatatacaaatacaaatcatCCATCGGACCAATAAATGATTAATCCGAATCATTATAAAGTGTTGATGGTCTAACGGAAGTTATATAGTTGACATACTTTATTATATCAACACTAAAATAGTGAATTAGGTTAgtttttgaaatcaattttatttcctTTTTCCCCATTGTGTCTGTCTgtatggttatttttttttcattcaacaagaTGATACACTttgttcactttttttcagcTACTtgtttgtggttttttttatttactttCATATATCTCCTACACACTTGTAAGCAAGatttatattgataataattaagaAAATAttaacgagaaaaaaaaatttcaagataCAGACAAAATCCAAACTGTCTGCGTGTGTGTGCTGGGTAGACGCACTATTTTTTGACTTCCTTATTGTACCATCCGGATTTGATTAGGAAAAGAACTTTGAAACATTTCCGACACATTACATTCACACTGTGTTGTTAGTCgtttaaataaaatatttcttgccaattaatgattgaaaaaagaaaaaattttatgattgaaatttatccCGATTGTGGACACTTTCtgaaatcatttcaatcatcgacaaaggaaatcacaatttttttgaaattaaagtTGAAAAATTGCTTATGTCTAAAACTCAACATTATTCCCCATAGGacattgtttcattcatatattacATCGTTCACATCCAATATTCATCACAGTCAAGAATCACATTCATGAACCATGCCAGATTTTCTCTACATCTAAAtcttattgttttttctcgcAAAGTTTCAACAtgaaaacgacaacaacaaaaaacaagagctgaataaattatttgaatggCTTGTCCAAGTTGAAGAAGATTGGTTTTTTGGTCCATCTATCGCGTTTcctttgtcgttgttttttgttctttgtcTCTTTTTAGTtcggttttatttttttccatttccaattttttatttgacgGTCTATTTTTCTGCATTCTATAATTGATGCttcttgataaatttttttggttcatcaattattaaatatggttgttggttgatgattatgaataatgaaaatgaaccgCATTCTGTACATTGATATGGTAGTGTCTCTACACtgatctctctctctctttctctagTCATTAGGTGAATGATTTTGGATATTCTTTGCCAACCAACtaaccaaacacacacaaacattgaatttgcATCCCACcgtttcaataataaaataataatgataatagacAGAATAAACTTTCATTGTACGCAtacgatgaatgaatgttttttttttgtttgagaaattgaaaatcagtATGCAATATTGAAATCTTGTATCTTGAATCTTATGCAAGCACAAAGTGATCGATGCTTTTCTCTATTGCTAACGGTtgtcgagtttttttttgtttccattaggatgaatgaatataaaatccAGTATTCctatgaacaacaataacaacaacaacaacaaaaaccatacatcattcatttaatgaaCTTACTAAtaggatgtgtgtgtgtaagctTTTTTCTAGTGATAgtctatgaatgaaaaataatttttgggATCTTTCCGTGAATCGGGTATCATCAACACCACGATGtgtaaaaaaagaattcactcacacacacatgaaacCAGATTCACATTCACAAATCCCGTTCAAAGAATTCtgcggattttttttcgttgttattgCTCCATGAATTCTTTATTCACAATAAATAGTGAGTGTTCCATTtcatgttattattattagaaaaaatCCATACACACAGGCGAggaattcttttcttttatttcattgttcAAGGATTTCAGTGAATGAATCCTATTTCCATtctataaatcatcatcatcatcatcattattaatattatcattttttcaattaagaacaaaatctctctctctctctctttggtTGGTCATAATAAATGTGTAAATGTAATTGTGTGTTTGCCATTGGCCATAAATCATTATGGtttttgccatcatcatttgttcataattatgtttttgtcaaattgatgatttgaacacttcgattaaattcaattaaacatgacgttagttttttttaatttgtttgattggttttgttgtttgttgaggtttgaatttacaattttgttttttgtgcaTTTCACAgacaaattgaatcaactcaatcatcgatcaattgatttaaattgacattgttgatttgattgctATCGTCGttgctgttttgttttttttcatattcttattgatgattgtgtctCTATTTTAGAACGATCATGGTCTCTCTGGTGAGcgatttcaattgattgattgatccattACAATCCATTGAGGGCTATATTTGGATTTTGCAATACATTCATATGATGGatgttgaaaaagaaaaacacgAAAAAGGCATCGAAATGGATGGAAATGAAAGTTGAAGAAATATTAGTTTTAGGGTACATGTTTATTTTATGCTCATTTCGCATCACTATATCGAAATggacatttgttttttttcgtgttaATTTAATGGGCTGTATTTGAAGTTTGGAAACTTGGAAACGCACACcaaagggaaaaaatttctttcaattcacaCGATCGATTTGTtgtatcatttttaaatccAATAATTTCGccatattgttgttttgtcgATTATTTCGACTACCGTTTTCATcgtgaaaaatgatttatggattcttttgtttgtgtcttatatatcatcatcatcattattattatttagacAACGGGAAACATGTTCAAAACCTTATCACCATCTTGTATTAATCCAgataattcattcgatttcaGAATAAAAACACACGAATTGTTTTTCAGTTGAACATCGatcatttgatattttatATCCACTAGTTTTTGGTATCAAActatcaaacaacaaacaaaataaaatagaataaGACGGAAACGGCTTGTGtgttgcaatttttttgaaaaatgtttttgattcCAGTTTTTGTTCTATCATATCAGTTATTTGGAAAAGGTTATATTTCCgttatgattttttcactttgttGTTACATTtccatgttttttcttcacaatctgacgataatgatgaaggcGTCGGTGGTGATTTGTTTTAATTGGTTGTCCACTAACCattcattatcgataataTATAGTTTGTGAGACGtagtatttatttatttttgatttcaaatgatcGATACAATCACAAAAGTGGTCAATCAAGtcgaattattatcacctttatgtgtgtgtttcagattttcttttttttacttttctaactttgttaattttaattACCATCATACTTATTTCCAACTTTGTGATTTCTCTCCCTTTTCCCCTCGttaaaaatatgatgaagatgagaAATAATCGTCATAACAACTTGAaggaaaattttcgatttattttcttcgttcattttaatcgctcaattattatcatcatgatcttgatatgaatgttttcaatgatttgacTAACTTTGATTTCTGTCTCTAACTTCCAATCTGATAtgattcgaattgaatttaatgagaaatcaaaaattgaaattctgttttttaattattcatGTATTGATTAGTTTGAAAAATGGTaatcaatatttatattgGCCACACTTTTATCACagatatcacacacacactagataaata
This window of the Dermatophagoides farinae isolate YC_2012a chromosome 3, ASM2471394v1, whole genome shotgun sequence genome carries:
- the LOC124494864 gene encoding uncharacterized protein LOC124494864, which encodes MSPQSAFLFIGILVVVLVNSAQGIFDGKKEKIHIYKQVPHPVHVVKKYPVKYPVYIPVKSKPIYKKVEVPVKVPYKVPIKVPIKVPYPVKIPVPYPVKVPVYVKKYDSYGGGYGGGHEAYGGGYGGHGDGYVTGKLMSHGGYGGHYEGGYGGGHDSGYGGGYDSGYGGGHDSGYGGGYDSGYGGGHDSGYGGGHDSGYGGGYDSGYGGGLDGHGIDAKYGAISTYYGDDHGYGSYGGGHDMGYGSGGHDSGYGGGHESGGYGGGYEAGGHGGDMYEGGYKKK
- the LOC124494865 gene encoding uncharacterized protein LOC124494865 → MKKILLLTITTITVTTLIECYAGVPRMPQFGLRIPRAPRFRPPSFTPSSNVQSLQSQLMSQASSHPLPSSSHSMPFPMRPGPPMMDIPHSMIRPPHHPIAPIFASMHHHTQASHPPPSYHPKPSFYHGKTDDCPFPGCEMEPTYNGEAPVPSPYQVESPMIPSLTSPDSSPLDLSPRPPLDHEQYGSRQPMLSMGKQPVKVVYKPVVKLVKIPFPVKVIQREKIMFPIAVPFGQVLPVTTLGSQAQISQEQPQQQQQQYNPQQPQQQQQQQYQPQQQQQSQIPMKQPQTKSHYHGPGEYQQKLTPVNANGEPYGSQQQQQQQQNIQHGNQEQQYYPR